One region of Paucibacter aquatile genomic DNA includes:
- a CDS encoding glutathione S-transferase family protein: MLQLFIANKNYSSWSLRPWVLLMQLQLPFEERLVVFGQAPGSAGDYRLFSPSGRVPCLHHEGLTVWDSLAIVEYLAELDPRVWPQDRAARAWARSVCAEMHSGFQRLRDVCTMNCGLRVQVGDWSPALLADWQRIEALWLEGLKRFGGPYLTGPDFTAVDAFFAPVAFRVQSYGPALGEAAQAYAQRLLQLPAMQDWYRAALAETWRDEAHEAEARAAGLWLQDLRASAPA, from the coding sequence ATGCTGCAACTCTTCATCGCCAACAAAAACTACTCGTCCTGGTCCTTGCGACCCTGGGTGCTGCTGATGCAGCTGCAACTGCCCTTCGAGGAGCGACTGGTGGTGTTCGGCCAGGCGCCGGGCAGCGCCGGAGACTACCGCTTGTTCTCGCCGAGCGGCCGCGTGCCCTGCCTGCATCACGAGGGCCTGACAGTTTGGGACTCCCTGGCCATCGTCGAGTATCTGGCCGAGCTGGACCCGCGGGTCTGGCCGCAGGACCGTGCGGCGCGCGCCTGGGCGCGCAGCGTCTGCGCTGAAATGCACTCCGGATTCCAGCGCCTGCGCGATGTCTGCACCATGAACTGCGGCCTGCGAGTGCAGGTGGGCGATTGGTCGCCCGCCTTGCTGGCCGACTGGCAGCGCATCGAGGCCTTGTGGCTGGAGGGCTTGAAGCGCTTCGGCGGCCCCTACCTCACCGGCCCCGATTTCACGGCTGTGGATGCGTTTTTCGCCCCGGTGGCTTTTCGGGTGCAGAGCTATGGGCCGGCCTTGGGCGAGGCCGCGCAGGCCTATGCCCAGCGATTGCTGCAGCTGCCGGCCATGCAGGACTGGTACCGCGCGGCCCTGGCTGAAACCTGGCGTGATGAAGCGCATGAGGCCGAGGCCCGGGCGGCGGGCCTCTGGCTGCAGGATTTGCGCGCCTCGGCGCCCGCATGA